One window of Mediterraneibacter butyricigenes genomic DNA carries:
- a CDS encoding glucosaminidase domain-containing protein, translated as MKKEKKKVILEAGMAVMLFLLVVIGGRVCLKAADGSRLATGSQAEQSTKETKAQKQSEQDGNAAIQPKDGKSKKDSEEAETAANVQEGYPILGTSAVTAKELANYFKTANLPYPSEVLGKGGAEDIETFAQIYCEEAKAEGVRPEVAFVQTMKETAWLQYGGDAKIEQYNFAGIGTTGNGVQGDSFPDVRTGIRAQIQHLKAYATEEPLNQDCVDTRYQYVIKGSAPYVEWLGKQENPQGQGWATAEKYGDSIVEMIQNLPKP; from the coding sequence GTGAAGAAAGAAAAAAAGAAAGTGATACTGGAAGCGGGAATGGCAGTGATGCTGTTCCTGCTTGTGGTCATAGGAGGTCGTGTCTGTCTGAAAGCAGCAGACGGAAGCAGGTTGGCGACTGGGAGTCAAGCAGAACAGAGCACGAAAGAGACAAAAGCTCAGAAGCAGTCAGAGCAGGATGGGAACGCAGCAATACAGCCAAAGGATGGAAAGTCGAAAAAAGACTCAGAGGAAGCTGAGACTGCGGCAAATGTACAGGAGGGATATCCGATTCTGGGTACGTCTGCTGTAACAGCAAAGGAACTGGCAAATTATTTTAAAACGGCGAATCTTCCATATCCGTCAGAAGTCCTCGGAAAAGGCGGAGCGGAAGATATCGAAACCTTTGCACAGATTTACTGTGAGGAAGCAAAAGCAGAGGGTGTGCGGCCGGAGGTGGCGTTCGTCCAGACCATGAAGGAGACGGCATGGCTGCAATATGGCGGAGACGCGAAGATTGAGCAATATAATTTTGCGGGGATCGGAACCACCGGAAACGGCGTGCAAGGAGACAGTTTCCCGGATGTGCGAACCGGGATTCGGGCACAGATCCAACACCTGAAAGCCTATGCGACGGAGGAACCGTTGAATCAGGACTGTGTGGATACCAGATATCAGTATGTGATCAAAGGAAGTGCCCCTTATGTGGAATGGTTGGGCAAACAGGAGAATCCGCAGGGACAGGGCTGGGCAACAGCAGAAAAATATGGAGACTCTATTGTGGAGATGATCCAAAATCTTCCGAAGCCTTAG
- a CDS encoding valine--tRNA ligase codes for MSKQLEKTYNPKEIEPKLYERWCEKKYFHAEVDRSKKPFTIVMPPPNITGKLHMGHAVDNTLQDILIRYKRMQGYNALWIPGTDHAAISTEVKVTNQLKEEGIDKKELGREGFLKRTWEWKEEYAGTIEKQLEKLGVSCDWDRERFTMDEGCSKAVEEVFISLYEKGYIYKGSRIINWCPVCKTSLSDAEVEHEEQDGHFWHIKYPIVGTDDFLEIATTRPETMLGDTAIAVHPDDERYKDIVGKKALLPLVNKEIPIIADYYVDKEFGTGAVKITPAHDPNDFEVGKRHNLEEINIMNDDATINSKGGKYAGMDRYEARAAIVHDLEEQGYLVKIAPHSHNVGTHDRCHTTVEPLIKQQWFVKMDELAKPAINALKTGELKFVPERFDKIYLHWLENIKDWCISRQIWWGHRIPAYYCDECGEVVVSRGVPEKCPHCGCTHFTQDEDTLDTWFSSALWPFSTLGWPEKTEDLDYFYPTNVLVTGYDIIFFWVIRMVFSGYAHTGKAPFNTVLIHGLVRDSQGRKMSKSLGNGIDPLEVIDQYGADALRLTLVTGNAPGNDMRYYSERVEASRNFANKVWNASRFILMYMEEKGVEEPDHKLFTPMDRWILSRVNSLAKEVTENMDKYELGIAVQKVYDFIWDEFCDWYIEMTKFRIYQADVNPDAANCALWVLKTVLKQALKLLHPFMPFITEEIYGALVPEEESLMMSEWPVYKEEWNFEKDEQIIEHYKAITRGIRNIRTEMNVPNNRKTKIYVVCGEDWITEGLSEIADSVVGLMGGTELLFQKTKEGIASDAVSIVVPDATVYLPLDELVDFEQERARLEKEKTRLEKEIARAKGMLGNEKFLSKAPKAKVDEEKEKLETYTQMYEQVIERLKIL; via the coding sequence ATGAGCAAACAGCTTGAAAAAACGTACAACCCGAAAGAGATCGAACCAAAGCTTTATGAGCGATGGTGCGAGAAGAAATATTTCCATGCAGAGGTAGATCGCAGCAAAAAACCGTTTACGATCGTGATGCCGCCTCCGAATATTACCGGAAAGCTGCATATGGGACATGCAGTGGACAACACCCTGCAGGATATTCTGATCCGTTATAAGAGAATGCAGGGATATAATGCTCTGTGGATCCCGGGAACAGACCATGCAGCAATTTCTACGGAGGTAAAGGTTACCAATCAGTTAAAAGAAGAAGGTATCGATAAAAAGGAACTGGGAAGGGAAGGGTTCCTGAAACGTACCTGGGAATGGAAAGAAGAGTATGCAGGAACTATCGAAAAACAGTTGGAGAAACTGGGTGTATCCTGTGACTGGGACAGAGAACGTTTCACTATGGACGAGGGCTGTTCTAAAGCAGTAGAGGAAGTCTTCATCAGCCTCTATGAAAAAGGATATATTTACAAGGGATCCCGTATTATCAACTGGTGTCCGGTATGTAAGACTTCCCTTTCTGATGCAGAGGTAGAGCATGAGGAGCAGGACGGACATTTCTGGCACATCAAGTACCCGATCGTAGGAACCGATGATTTCCTGGAGATCGCAACTACACGTCCGGAAACGATGTTGGGAGATACAGCCATCGCAGTACATCCGGATGATGAAAGATATAAAGATATCGTAGGAAAGAAAGCATTACTTCCGTTGGTAAATAAAGAGATTCCGATCATTGCAGATTATTATGTAGACAAAGAATTCGGAACCGGAGCCGTAAAGATTACACCGGCACATGACCCGAATGACTTTGAGGTTGGTAAACGTCACAACTTGGAAGAAATCAACATCATGAATGATGATGCCACCATCAACAGCAAGGGTGGAAAATATGCTGGAATGGATCGGTATGAAGCGAGAGCTGCAATTGTTCATGATCTGGAAGAGCAGGGCTATCTGGTGAAGATCGCTCCGCATTCCCATAATGTAGGGACCCATGACAGATGCCATACCACCGTAGAGCCGCTGATCAAACAGCAGTGGTTTGTAAAGATGGACGAACTGGCAAAACCGGCAATCAACGCCCTGAAGACCGGAGAACTGAAGTTTGTTCCGGAAAGATTTGACAAGATTTATCTGCATTGGCTGGAAAATATCAAAGACTGGTGTATTTCCAGACAGATCTGGTGGGGACACAGAATCCCGGCTTATTACTGTGATGAATGTGGAGAAGTTGTGGTATCCCGTGGTGTACCGGAGAAGTGCCCACATTGCGGATGTACACATTTTACACAGGATGAGGATACACTGGATACCTGGTTCAGTTCCGCCCTGTGGCCGTTCTCTACGTTGGGATGGCCGGAGAAAACAGAAGATCTGGACTATTTCTATCCGACCAACGTACTGGTAACCGGATATGATATCATCTTCTTCTGGGTAATCCGTATGGTATTTTCCGGATATGCACATACCGGAAAGGCTCCGTTTAACACGGTTCTGATTCATGGACTGGTTCGTGACTCTCAGGGAAGAAAGATGAGTAAGTCTCTGGGAAATGGTATCGATCCGCTGGAAGTCATCGATCAGTACGGAGCAGATGCCCTTCGACTGACTCTGGTAACAGGAAATGCGCCTGGAAATGACATGCGTTATTATAGTGAACGTGTGGAAGCCAGCCGTAATTTTGCAAATAAAGTATGGAATGCTTCCCGTTTTATCCTGATGTACATGGAAGAAAAGGGAGTGGAAGAACCGGATCACAAACTCTTTACACCGATGGACCGCTGGATCTTATCCAGAGTGAACAGTCTGGCAAAAGAAGTGACGGAGAATATGGACAAGTATGAACTGGGAATCGCAGTTCAGAAAGTATATGACTTTATCTGGGATGAGTTCTGTGACTGGTATATCGAGATGACAAAATTCCGGATCTATCAGGCAGATGTCAATCCGGATGCAGCGAACTGTGCACTTTGGGTATTGAAGACGGTTCTGAAACAGGCGCTGAAACTGCTTCATCCGTTTATGCCATTTATCACAGAGGAAATTTACGGAGCGCTGGTTCCGGAGGAAGAATCCCTGATGATGTCCGAGTGGCCAGTTTATAAAGAAGAATGGAACTTCGAGAAAGATGAGCAGATCATCGAGCACTATAAGGCTATCACCCGTGGAATCCGTAATATTCGTACCGAGATGAATGTTCCAAACAATCGCAAGACCAAGATTTATGTGGTATGCGGAGAGGATTGGATTACAGAAGGCCTGTCAGAGATTGCGGATTCTGTAGTCGGTCTGATGGGCGGAACAGAACTTCTGTTCCAGAAGACAAAAGAAGGAATTGCATCCGATGCAGTTTCCATCGTAGTGCCGGATGCAACGGTCTATCTGCCGTTGGATGAACTGGTTGACTTTGAGCAAGAACGCGCCAGACTGGAAAAAGAAAAGACCAGACTGGAAAAAGAGATTGCCCGTGCGAAAGGAATGCTTGGCAATGAGAAGTTCTTAAGCAAAGCACCGAAGGCAAAGGTGGATGAAGAAAAAGAAAAACTGGAAACTTATACTCAGATGTATGAGCAGGTAATCGAACGTCTGAAGATTCTGTAA
- a CDS encoding asparaginase — protein MSRSKQVSRKKFILLTTGGTIASVETQNGRMPGINGETLIRQIDGLEQLCKVEIRPVCSIDSTDLTPKHWKLLVETIRDFYEDYDGFVISHGTDTMAYTAAALSVMLQGLNKPVILTGSQLPMEAAGTDAKQNLYDAFLYGIRPEARGVSVVFNGKVIDGLCARKWKTESFDAFVSINRPLLATIENGRVKIETTAGVFRDAGISEKPQFYLEMEEDLCALKLTPGISREMVRQILMQTKGVLIEGFGLGGIPNYLEEVFEEVMPLRKEKGYLTVMETQALLEGTDLSVYEVGLRAKKELGMEESGRLTAEAVTACMMWQMAHPEKENILETCRTYLETFAHNV, from the coding sequence ATGAGCCGGAGTAAGCAGGTATCTCGGAAGAAATTTATACTGCTGACGACCGGTGGCACTATCGCTTCCGTGGAGACACAGAACGGACGGATGCCCGGAATCAACGGGGAAACCCTGATCCGTCAGATCGATGGGCTGGAGCAATTGTGTAAGGTGGAAATAAGACCGGTATGCAGCATAGACAGTACGGATCTGACGCCGAAACACTGGAAACTGTTGGTGGAGACGATCCGGGATTTCTATGAGGATTACGATGGATTCGTGATCAGTCATGGAACGGATACGATGGCATATACGGCGGCGGCCCTTTCGGTGATGTTACAGGGTCTGAATAAACCGGTGATCCTGACGGGATCTCAGCTTCCGATGGAAGCGGCAGGGACGGACGCAAAACAGAATTTATATGATGCATTTTTATATGGAATCCGACCGGAGGCGCGGGGAGTGTCCGTTGTCTTCAATGGAAAGGTAATCGATGGACTCTGTGCCAGAAAATGGAAGACGGAAAGTTTTGATGCATTTGTCAGTATTAACAGACCGCTTCTGGCGACGATTGAAAACGGACGGGTGAAGATTGAGACTACAGCCGGTGTGTTTCGGGATGCGGGAATCAGCGAAAAGCCCCAATTTTACCTAGAGATGGAAGAAGACCTCTGTGCGCTCAAACTGACACCGGGAATCAGCCGGGAAATGGTTCGTCAGATCCTGATGCAGACAAAGGGTGTGTTGATCGAGGGGTTTGGTCTGGGTGGAATTCCAAACTATCTGGAAGAAGTATTCGAAGAGGTCATGCCGCTTCGAAAAGAGAAAGGTTATCTTACAGTGATGGAGACACAGGCTTTGCTGGAAGGAACGGATTTGAGTGTGTACGAAGTGGGACTTCGGGCAAAGAAAGAGTTGGGCATGGAAGAATCCGGAAGACTTACGGCAGAAGCAGTCACAGCCTGCATGATGTGGCAGATGGCTCATCCGGAGAAAGAAAATATATTGGAAACATGTAGGACATATCTGGAAACGTTTGCACATAATGTGTAA
- a CDS encoding LTA synthase family protein: MRKIRVKKPDIKGFFQRVRNIRWGDIKQYIKARRERRARILEKRRNSAFAKKMQPVYKWMNRLSLLCHFVLACILNFLIEVISRHSLFAAWNYLIGSPKVFLFNTYLIFATFSIVYLFKRRVFTRILLSVFWLILGISNGYMLMKRVTPFNAQDLKVASDAVSLINNYFNPFELTLLAIGIVAVVVWVISMWRRGGQYTGKIYRIPALLGVVVWIGGYVVLTNVAIDQRVVSNYFGNIAFAYEDYGFPYCFTASVFNTGINEPADYTKETMDEITDNGDYNKSVTGKATDELPNIMFVQLESYFDPTEVEWLTFSSDPIPNLRNLYANYSRGYFKAPSVGAGTANTEFEVLTGMSMRFFGPGEYPYKTYVKENVCESAASALGKLGYGTEALHNNGGNFYSRAKVFNNMGFDHYTSKEFMNILQTTPKGWATDDVLIPNIMESMDTTEGRDFVFTVSVQGHGDYPTEPVLENPEIIVGGVEDEGKRNAWEYYVNEVHEMDKFVGSLIQKVQARNEPTVLVFYGDHLPTLGLEAKDLKSRYLYNTNYVIWDNIGLEKKDMNLAAYQIMAEVFDRLDIHAGTVFNYHQNRRKSKNYQADLELLQYDILYGKQYAYQKNGAPITEGHMEMGVKDVEVTDLISQLDGTYSIYGENFTKWSKVYVNDEKQDSKFLNNTRIELTDTKLENGDELEISQVGSSNTIFRTSQTYVYQDGKLMKKEDWEAWKAEQETQEADGAQPETDQAAEQSVSEQQP; encoded by the coding sequence ATGCGAAAGATTCGGGTAAAGAAGCCGGATATCAAGGGCTTTTTTCAAAGAGTGAGAAACATAAGGTGGGGGGACATCAAACAGTATATCAAAGCGCGAAGAGAACGCAGGGCGCGGATTCTGGAAAAGCGCAGAAACAGTGCGTTTGCAAAGAAGATGCAGCCGGTCTATAAGTGGATGAACAGACTGTCGTTGCTGTGCCACTTTGTACTGGCATGTATTCTGAATTTTCTGATCGAAGTGATTTCCAGGCATTCCCTGTTTGCAGCCTGGAATTACCTAATTGGATCACCAAAGGTATTTTTATTCAACACGTATCTGATTTTTGCAACTTTTTCCATTGTATATCTGTTTAAACGGAGAGTGTTCACCAGGATTCTGCTCAGCGTATTCTGGCTGATTCTTGGAATCAGCAATGGCTATATGCTGATGAAACGAGTGACCCCGTTTAATGCGCAGGATCTGAAGGTGGCATCGGATGCGGTGTCGCTGATCAACAACTACTTTAATCCATTTGAGCTGACCCTTCTTGCGATCGGTATCGTGGCAGTGGTGGTCTGGGTGATCTCCATGTGGCGAAGAGGCGGACAGTATACCGGGAAAATTTACCGGATCCCGGCTTTGCTCGGCGTGGTAGTCTGGATTGGTGGTTATGTGGTGTTGACCAATGTTGCTATCGACCAGCGCGTGGTGTCCAACTATTTCGGAAATATCGCATTTGCCTATGAAGATTATGGATTTCCATACTGCTTTACGGCCAGCGTGTTTAATACCGGAATCAATGAACCGGCAGACTATACCAAAGAGACGATGGATGAGATCACGGATAACGGGGATTATAACAAGAGTGTGACCGGAAAGGCCACGGACGAACTGCCGAATATTATGTTCGTCCAGTTGGAATCTTACTTTGATCCGACAGAGGTGGAATGGCTGACCTTCTCCTCAGATCCTATCCCGAATTTACGGAATCTCTATGCCAATTATTCCAGAGGGTATTTTAAGGCACCGTCTGTGGGAGCGGGAACCGCCAATACGGAATTTGAAGTGCTGACCGGAATGAGTATGCGTTTCTTCGGACCGGGAGAATATCCGTACAAGACCTACGTCAAAGAGAATGTCTGTGAAAGTGCGGCCAGTGCCCTTGGCAAGCTTGGCTATGGAACCGAAGCACTTCACAACAACGGTGGTAATTTCTACAGCCGTGCCAAAGTATTTAATAACATGGGATTTGATCATTATACCAGCAAGGAGTTTATGAATATTCTTCAGACCACTCCGAAAGGCTGGGCTACCGATGATGTGCTGATTCCGAATATCATGGAATCTATGGATACCACAGAAGGCAGGGATTTTGTCTTTACCGTCAGCGTACAGGGACACGGAGATTATCCGACCGAACCGGTTCTGGAAAATCCGGAGATCATTGTAGGCGGTGTGGAAGACGAAGGAAAGCGAAACGCATGGGAGTATTATGTCAATGAAGTCCATGAGATGGACAAATTCGTGGGTTCTCTGATCCAGAAAGTACAGGCGAGAAATGAACCGACCGTTCTTGTCTTTTACGGAGACCATCTTCCGACGCTCGGACTGGAAGCAAAGGATTTGAAGAGCCGCTATCTGTACAACACCAATTATGTGATCTGGGACAATATCGGACTGGAAAAGAAAGATATGAACCTTGCGGCATATCAGATTATGGCTGAAGTTTTTGACCGGCTGGACATCCATGCGGGTACAGTCTTTAATTATCATCAGAACCGCAGAAAGAGTAAGAATTATCAGGCGGATCTGGAACTTCTGCAGTACGACATCCTCTATGGCAAACAGTATGCTTATCAGAAGAATGGTGCGCCGATCACAGAAGGACACATGGAGATGGGGGTCAAAGATGTGGAAGTCACGGATCTGATTTCCCAACTGGACGGAACGTACAGTATTTACGGAGAAAACTTTACCAAGTGGAGTAAGGTTTATGTAAATGATGAAAAACAGGACAGTAAGTTCCTGAATAATACAAGAATTGAATTGACGGATACCAAGCTTGAAAACGGAGATGAGCTGGAGATCAGCCAGGTTGGATCCAGCAACACGATTTTCCGGACTTCACAGACTTATGTTTACCAGGATGGCAAGCTGATGAAGAAAGAAGACTGGGAAGCATGGAAGGCTGAGCAGGAGACTCAGGAAGCCGACGGTGCACAGCCGGAGACAGATCAGGCAGCGGAACAGTCAGTGTCAGAGCAGCAGCCATAA